In Parasegetibacter sp. NRK P23, a single genomic region encodes these proteins:
- a CDS encoding RraA family protein — MIKAKTIFVLLLVILGQQSIAQQVQISKEQLIALTPEWKGERFPDGRPKVSDKILTRMKAVSVEEAWAVMKNAGYAYQIAEGWERINPDSVLVGRAVTATFMPGRPDVWKAIDSAGKKTGKRGQNTWAVDLLVKGDVYVADQFGAKRNGPTIGDNVGNAIYAKSGNGIVYDGALRDVEGLKEIGGFTSFYTSYDPSHHNPPGDLNTMIVGINQPTRIRTVTVMPGDVVLGKMGVVVFVPPHLAEKVVTTSEIVRLRDMFGHERLREGKYTAGQIDARWSDEIERDFSKWLNDHINELPVAKEQIQEFLKERTW, encoded by the coding sequence ATGATAAAAGCGAAAACCATTTTTGTGTTGCTGCTGGTTATACTGGGGCAGCAAAGTATCGCGCAGCAAGTGCAGATTTCCAAAGAACAACTGATCGCGCTTACCCCGGAATGGAAGGGGGAACGTTTTCCCGATGGACGCCCAAAAGTCTCCGATAAAATCCTTACACGCATGAAAGCGGTGAGCGTGGAAGAGGCCTGGGCCGTGATGAAAAATGCAGGATACGCCTACCAGATCGCGGAAGGATGGGAGCGGATCAACCCGGACAGTGTGCTGGTGGGAAGAGCGGTTACGGCCACCTTCATGCCAGGACGGCCCGATGTGTGGAAGGCCATTGATTCGGCGGGAAAGAAAACGGGAAAAAGGGGGCAGAACACCTGGGCGGTGGACCTTCTCGTTAAAGGGGATGTGTATGTGGCCGATCAGTTCGGGGCGAAAAGGAATGGCCCTACCATCGGGGACAACGTGGGGAACGCCATCTACGCGAAATCGGGTAACGGTATCGTTTATGACGGCGCGCTGCGCGATGTGGAAGGTTTGAAAGAAATCGGCGGTTTTACTTCGTTCTATACCAGTTATGATCCTTCCCACCACAATCCGCCCGGAGACCTGAATACGATGATCGTAGGCATCAACCAGCCCACAAGGATACGAACAGTTACCGTAATGCCGGGTGATGTGGTGCTGGGTAAAATGGGCGTGGTGGTATTCGTGCCGCCGCACCTGGCGGAAAAAGTGGTAACCACTTCGGAGATTGTGCGGTTGCGCGATATGTTCGGCCATGAAAGACTTCGGGAGGGAAAATATACCGCAGGGCAGATCGATGCCCGCTGGTCCGATGAAATTGAACGCGATTTCTCGAAATGGCTGAACGATCATATCAACGAATTGCCCGTCGCGAAAGAACAGATCCAGGAGTTTCTGAAAGAAAGAACCTGGTAG